Proteins co-encoded in one Campylobacter ornithocola genomic window:
- the coaE gene encoding dephospho-CoA kinase (Dephospho-CoA kinase (CoaE) performs the final step in coenzyme A biosynthesis.), with translation MQNAYFVTSSIAGGKSSFIKIVQNLGFATLSADVIAHELLNENANSIVKLFNSDDLLVARKIDRKKLGAIVFNDLNAKKKLENFLHPKIKEVILQKAQILDQKNKAFFIELPLFFENNHYQNLGKSILIYTPKEILLQRLMQRDSLDESEALKRLHLQLDIEEKLKKADFVIKNISSYKNFEKNVLNFLKHTLKV, from the coding sequence ATGCAAAATGCTTATTTTGTAACTTCAAGCATAGCAGGTGGAAAGTCAAGTTTTATAAAAATAGTTCAAAATTTGGGTTTTGCCACTTTAAGTGCAGATGTGATAGCTCATGAGCTTTTAAATGAAAATGCAAATTCTATAGTCAAGCTTTTTAACAGCGATGATTTACTCGTAGCAAGAAAAATAGATAGAAAAAAACTTGGCGCTATTGTATTCAATGATTTAAACGCCAAAAAAAAGTTAGAAAATTTTTTACATCCTAAAATCAAAGAAGTGATTTTGCAAAAAGCTCAAATTTTAGATCAAAAAAATAAAGCTTTTTTTATAGAATTGCCTTTATTTTTTGAAAATAATCATTATCAAAATTTAGGAAAAAGTATATTGATTTATACTCCAAAAGAAATTTTACTTCAAAGATTAATGCAAAGAGATAGTTTAGATGAAAGTGAGGCTTTAAAAAGACTCCATTTGCAACTTGATATAGAAGAAAAACTAAAAAAAGCAGATTTTGTGATAAAAAATATTTCAAGCTATAAAAATTTCGAAAAAAATGTGCTAAATTTTTTAAAACATACTTTAAAGGTTTAA